The following is a genomic window from Deltaproteobacteria bacterium.
TTGATCAACGAGTTACTGACAAAACCAAAGGGATTGATTCTCATCACCGGCCCCACCGGGACCGGGAAGTCGACCACCTTGGCCTCCATCATCCAGAAGATCAACGAGGATCGCTCCGCCCATATCATCACAATCGAGGACCCGATCGAGTATCTCCATACCCACAAGAAATGCATCATCAACCAGAGAGAGGTCAACTCCGACACCCAGAGTTTTGCCGAGGCCCTAAGACACATCCTTCGGCAGGATCCGGATATTATTCTCATCGGCGAGATGAGGGACCTGGAGACCATTCAAGCGGCCCTCACCATCGCAGAGACCGGCCATTTGACCTTTGCCACACTCCATACCAACTCCTGCGTTGAGACGATCAATAGAATCATCGACGTATTTCCACCCCATCAGCAACCCCAGATTCGGGCTCAGCTGTCCTTTGTCCTGGAAGGGGTCCTGACCCAGCAGTTGCTTCCCAAGATATCGGGCGGGCGATGCCTGGCCATGGAGATCATGCTTCCCAACCCAGCGATCCGGAACCTGATCCGCGAGGACAAGGTACACCAGATTTACTCTCAAATGCAGGTAGGCCAGTCCAAGTTCGGCATGCAGACGATGAACCAGTCCCTCCTGTCTCTTTACCAGAAGGGGCTTGTCTCCCTCAACGAGGCCATGCAGAGGAGCTACAACATCGAGGAGTTCAAACAGATGTTGTCCAATATCGGGGTCTCAACATCAAGGACCGCCGTCCGGAGTCGAATGCGCTAACCGTGCCTGACAACAGGGCTTGGAGGTCTTCGACTGCCGGTCTTCTGAATTTCAATCATCGGAGGAATGTCGCCCATGCCAGTCTACAAATGGGAAGGAAAAACCCTGAGGGGAGCCATCAAGAGGGGTGAGCTGGAAGCCGCAAGCGAAGCGGCTCTCAGGATCCAACTCCGCCAACAGAATATCATTCCCACCAAGGTTCTCTCAAAGGGAAAAGAGATAAAGCTCCAGTTTTCCCTCGGCGGTCGCAAGATCACGGAGAAGGCCATCGCGGTCTTCACCCGCCAACTTGCCACCATGATCGATG
Proteins encoded in this region:
- a CDS encoding type IV pilus twitching motility protein PilT — translated: MVELKNLLEVLIEKKASDLHITTGSPPVIRIDGKLVRLNTEPLTATDTKRLCYSVLTDAQRHRFEEDNELDFSFGIKGLSRFRGNIFVQRGAVAGAFRTIPYEILDFEKLGIPPLINELLTKPKGLILITGPTGTGKSTTLASIIQKINEDRSAHIITIEDPIEYLHTHKKCIINQREVNSDTQSFAEALRHILRQDPDIILIGEMRDLETIQAALTIAETGHLTFATLHTNSCVETINRIIDVFPPHQQPQIRAQLSFVLEGVLTQQLLPKISGGRCLAMEIMLPNPAIRNLIREDKVHQIYSQMQVGQSKFGMQTMNQSLLSLYQKGLVSLNEAMQRSYNIEEFKQMLSNIGVSTSRTAVRSRMR